The Verrucomicrobiota bacterium genomic interval CTAAAAAACCATTGACACTCGAACGGGCGCTTCTATATTCCGTCGAAAATTAAAAACGCCGTCAGACAGTTAGAAAGCCATTAATCCCGGATGCTTTTCCTGAAGAGAAGTCGGGGTTAAGATAGGCTTTTTGTCCTTTTTCGGGGGTCAGGATGGAAAAGTTGACGTTGCCCATGTAGCTCAGCCGGCAGAGCGCGTCCTTGGTAAGGACGAGGTCATCAGTTCAATCCTGATCATGGGCTCCAGTCTCTGACTCGAGAGCAAAAAGAACGATAAACAATACCAGGAACTCGCAATGGCAAAAGAAGCATTTCAGAGAAACAAACCCCACGTAAACGTTGGGACCATCGGGCACATTGACCACGGGAAATCCACTTTGACGGCCGCTATCGTTCAAGTGCAGGCCCGCAAAAACATGGCCAAACTCATCTCCTACGCAGAAATTACCAAGGGCGGCACCGTGCGCGACGAAACAAAAACTGTCACAATCGCGGTCTCCCACACGGAGTATGAAAGCGACAAGCGGCATTATGCGCACGTCGATTGCCCCGGCCACGCCGACTACATCAAAAACATGATCACAGGCGCGGCGCAGATGGACGGAGCCATTCTGGTCGTGGACGCATCGGAGGGACCGATGCCACAAACCCGGGAGCACATCCTCCTGGCTCGTCAAGTGGGCGTGCCGGCTATCGTCGTATTCCTAAACAAGGTGGATTTGGTCGATGATCCGGAACTTCTCGATCTGGTGGATATGGAAGTTCGCGATTTGTTGACGAAATATGGTTTCCCTGGGGACAAGACGCCCGTGATTCGAGGGAGTTCAAAAGCGGCTTTGGCAGGAACGCCGGAAGGCAACAAAGCCATTCAGGAGTTGCTGGACGCAGTTGATTCTTTCATTCCGCTTCCTGTTCGTGAAGTGGACAAGCCATTCCTGATGTGCGTGGAAGACGTCTTCAATATTGAAGGTCGAGGAACCGTAGTCACCGGGAGAGTCGAACGCGGCACACTCAAACGGATGGAAGAAGTGGAAATCGTCGGGCTTCGAGAAACGCGCAAAACCGTCGCGACCGACATTGAAATGTTCCGCAAGTTACTGGACTCGGCCACGGCGGGCGACAACGTGGGTGTCTTACTTCGCGGTGTCAAGAAGGAGGAAGTCGAACGCGGCATGGTCCTGGCGAAACCGGCGAGCATCACGCCTCATACGCACTTTAAGGCCGAGGTATATGTGTTGTCGAAGGATGAAGGTGGTCGCCACACGCCATTCTTCTCAAACTACCGGCCCCAATTCTACTTCCGAACCACTGACGTAACCGGGACGGTTGCGCTCCCTCAAGGTGTTGAGATGGTGATGCCCGGGGATAACGTCTCGGTGGTCGTGAAGGTGATTGCACCGGTGGCGATGGAAAAGGGCCAGCGCTTTGCTATCCGCGAGGGTGGGCGGACCATTGGCGCGGGAAGAATTACCGAGGTCATCGAGTAACAAACTTAACCCAAGCAGAAAAACAATCAGGGTAAGATCATTCTCCCGAAAACCGTATGTATTTTAGGGCGGTAGCTCAATTGGTAGAGTAGCGGTCTCCAAAACCGTTGGTTGGGGGTTCGAGTCCCTCCCGCCCTGCCAATGAAAAAGCCGGAGGGGTGGCAGAGTGGTCTATCGCGACGGTCTTGAAAACCGTTAAGGTGTAACAGCCTTCGGGGGTTCGAATCCCTCCCCCTCCGCCAAGAAAAACCTGTGAAAGATTATATCGGATTACTGATTTGGGCGGTCATCATCGGAGGCGTTTTTGCCTTCGCGTGGCGCAAAGGGCTTTTGCTTCGGATGGCGAATTACGTCATGGAGACGCGAGAAGAATTGAGAAAATGCACTTGGCCAACATATGACGAACTCAAAGGGTCAACCATCGTTGTCCTTGTTGCGACCGCCATCCTTGGCGCCTTCACTATCGGAGCTGATGCGGTCATTTCTCAGGTGATCGGCCTGGTCATGAGGTAGTCGCTTCTGCCGCAAGCCTATGCAAACTCAGTGGTTCGTCATCCATACCTTGTCGGGACAGGAGCACAAGGTCAAAGAGAGCATCGAAAAGCGCGTCAAGACCGAGGAAATGGGTGACTACATCAAAGAAGTCCTGGTGCCCATGGAAAAGGTTGCCGAAGTTCGGAGTGGACGCAAAACCGTTACGACGCGCAAGCTTTATCCAGGCTACGTTTTCGTTGAAATGGTCTTGCTGGATGACAACAAGCGCGTAATCGAGAAACCCTGGTATTTCATTCGAGAAACTCAAGGGATCATCGGTTTCGTCGGCGGAGATCGCCCGACCCCCACGTCTCGAGAAGAGATCGAGTCGATAAAAGCCCAAATCTCTGACTCGGAGGATCGGGAACGCCCGAAAGTCACCTTTGAAGTGGGCGAGACGGTGAAGATTAATGACGGTCCGTTTTTGAACTTCAGCGGAGTTATAGAGGAAATTGAACCGGATCGTGGCAAACTGAAAGTGACCGTGAATATCTTCGGCCGGAATACCCCGGTCGAGTTGGAATACTGGCAAGTGGAGAAGGCGTAATTTATGGCAAAGAAGATCGTTGGACAAATCAAGTTGCAGATTCCTGCCGGCCAGGCCAATCCGGCGCCGCCTGTGGGGCCGGCGCTTGGCCAGCAAGGCGTGAACATTATGGCCTTCTGCAAGGAATTCAACGCTGCGACCAAAGAACAAGCCGGCCTGGTTATTCCGGTTGTGATCACGGTCTATCAGGACAAGTCTTTCACCTTTATCACCAAGTCGCCGCCGGCTTCGATCCTTTTGAAGAAAGCAGCCGGCATCGCTTCAGGCTCAAAGGAGCCCAACAAGGAAAAAGTGGGCAAAGTCACGAGGCAACAAGTGATGGAAATCGTGAAACTCAAGTTGAAGGACCTCAATGCTTCAAACGAAGAAGCCGCTTTCCGGATCATCGCTGGAACAGCACGGAGTATGGGAATTGAGGTTCAAGGATAACCCAAACGCGGGAGAGCTTGCCGCTCGCTTGCACCGCAATCTCAAAATGCCAAGCAAACGTTTCAAAAAAGCACTGGAATTAGTGGACTCAAACAAGACCTATCCACTCAAGTCGGCCGTGGAAGTTTTGGCCAAATTCCCCAAAGCCAAGTTCGACGAGACAGTCGAACTCGCTTTCCGGCTCGGGGTTGATCCCAAGCAATCAGACCAGATGGTCCGAGGCACAGTGCCGTTGCCCCACGGGACCGGAAAGAAAGTCAGAGTCTTGGTGTTTGCCAAGGCCGGGGCCGCCGCGGACGCCGCAAGGGCAGCCGGCGCTGATTTTGTGGGCTTTGAAGATCTCGTGAAGAAGTGCCAGGAAGGCTGGGCGGATTTCGACGTGGCTGTCGCCACACCGGACGCGATGGTCGAAGTCCGCAAGTTAGGCAAGGTGCTTGGACCACGAGGATTGATGCCGAACCCCAAGACCGGCACCGTGACTGAGGATACAGCCAAGGCCGTCAAGGAAGTGAAGGCGGGGCGGGTGGAGTTCAAAATCGACAAAGCGGGCAACGTCCATGTCCCCATCGGTAAACTTTCTTTCAAGGCGGATCAGATTCTGGAAAACGCAAGGTCGGTCATCGAAGCGGTTCAAAAAGCGCGGCCTGCCAGCGTCAAAGGGCAGTTCATCGCAAGTTGCACGTTGACGGCGACCATGAGTCCGCCGGTGCGTCTAGATTTGCGGGAACTGCAAGCTGCTGCTTGAACTAAAACTCTTTTCCCTCAAAAAACAATGCGCCAAGAAAAACACTTTATCAGCAAAGAGTATCTGGGACGTCTGAATGGGTCGCCCTTCTTCATTGTGGTGGATTATCAGGGGCTCCGGGTTGCTCACTTCACCGAGCTCCGTAAGCGGCTGGCCAAGGTGGGAGCGGAGGTCCACGTGGTCAAGAATTCACTTTTCCGAGTCGCGGCCAAAGAAGCGGGCTTGGTCGATTTGGGAGGAGTGTTGACCGGCCAGCTCGCGGTCATCACAGGCCAGCGCGACATTTCATCCACGGCCAAGACCGTCAAAACATTTCGTTCGGAGTTCGATAGGCCCAAACTAAAGTTCGGATATCTCAACAGCCAGCGTCTGGAGGCGGCGGATCTGGTGTCCCTGGCGGACCTTCCCTCCATCGAAGTGCTCCGCAGCCAGCTTCTGGGAGTGCTCCAGGCGCCTGCGGCGAAGCTCGTTCGATTGCTGAATACTCCTGCGACTCAGTTGACGCGGGTGCTGCAAGCGAAAGCCGAGAAGGGCTGAAGTATTTTCAATCCTGAACCCGAACCACTTTGGTGCCGGACATCCTCCCACTTCTCGCAACGGATTTGGTGAATTTCGTCGCCACAAATGTCAAGGCGACGGAACAAACAACACGAACAAAGTAAATCGTCGGCCCACGGGCTGTGGGCTCAAACCATCCGTAGCCTCGGATGACGACGAAACTGAAAGGTCACATATGGCAGACATAGCCGGAATAATTGAACAGTTAAGCAAGTTGACGGTCATTGAGACCGCTGAGTTAGTGAAACAGCTCGAAACCACCTGGGGTGTCAGCGCCGCCGCGCCGGTAGCGGTCGCAGCGGCTGGAGCCGCTGCAGGTGGAGCGGCTGCCGCGCCTGCTGCGGAAGCCAAAACCGCTTTCGATGTCATCCTGGCCAGCGTGCCGGGCGACAAGAAGATCGCGGTCATCAAAGCCGTTCGGGAGGTCAAAGCCGGACTGGGGCTGGCGGAAGCGAAGAAACTGGTGGAAGAAGCGCCGAAACCTGTCCTGGAGGGGGCCAACAAGGCCGATGCCGAGGCCGCCAAGAAGAAGCTTGAGGACGCAGGCGCGAAAGTTGAACTCAAGTAGAAATAGCTTATTGTGGGCGGTGGCCTTGTGCCACCGCCCACTCCTGATTGGTGCGAACGAGCCAAACTGATTCTTCGAAAGAAACGGCTCATCTTTGGGCCATGAAAAGGGATTTGCCGGCCAACCTTTCGCCTGGCGGCGGCAGGCGCCGGTATTGTGTTGTCGTCGGTAACAACTGTCTGGTCCAGACCAGAAGAAAGCATTAGAGGTCACCATGCCATCCAGAGCGTCTGAGCGAATCAATTTCGGTAAGATTAAGGAGATTATCGCTCCTCCCAATCTGATCGAAATCCAGATCAACTCCTACAACGAATTCCTCCAGGCCGAAGTTGCTCCATCCAAAAGGAAGAACGTCGGGTTGCAGGCCGTGTTCACCGAGGTCTTCCCGATTGAAAGCTACGACGGCAAGTGCGTGCTGGATTATCACAGCTACGAAATCGGCGATCCGAAACTGGACTGGCTGGAGTGCCTGCGCGAAGGAATTACGTACGGAGCGCCTCTTCACGTCACTTTCTTGTTGAAAGAGGAAAAGGGCACCAAAGAGGAAAAGGTGTTCATGGGCGAACTCCCGCTCATGACCCCGCAAGGAACGTTCGTGATCAACGGCGCCGAGCGTGTCATTGTCAGCCAACTGCACCGGTCGCCGGGCCTGGCGTTTGAGGCCACGCAGCATCCAAACGGCAAGACTTTGCATTCGTTCCGGATCATTCCCGACCGCGGCTCCTGGTACGAAGCGCAGTTTGACACGAGCGATTTGCTCTACGTCTATCTGGATCGAAAGAAGCGTCGGCGAAAATTCCTCACGACAACTTTCTTCCGAGCGTTGGGTTACAGCTCGAACGCGGACATCCTGAAGCTCTTTTACGACATCGAAGATCTGAGCCTGAAAGAAGCCGAAGGCCTGGATGACATCCAGAACAAGGTTCTCATTGAGGACGCGGTTGACGCGGAAAAGAATATCGTTGTCGCTCGAGCCTTCGAACCCATTTCCAAAGCGGTGCTCAAGCAGATCGCGGAGTTGGGGATCTCGAAAATCAAGGTAGTCGATACCTCAGTGGATGACGGCATCATCATCAAATGTCTCAAGAAAGATCCCACCAAGAATGAAGAGGAAGCTCTCAAGGATATTTATCGGAGACTGCGCCCGGGCGATCCGCCGACGGCAGCGAACGCGCGGGCTTTGATCAAGCGGCTCTTCTTTGATCCCAAGCGCTACGATCTCGGCCGAGTCGGGCGGTACAAGATCATGCAGAAGCTGGGCTTGAAGGCCCCGGAAGACACGCGCATCCTCACCAAAGAGGATTTGGTCGCTGCCACCAAGTATTTGCTTCGCCTGAAGAAGGGGGAGGGCACGCTGGATGATATCGATCACCTCGGCAGCCGCCGAATCCGGACGGTCGGCGAATTGCTCGCCAACCAGTGCCGCGTGGGTCTCGCCCGGACAGAACGGCTGGTCAAGGAGCGAATGACGTTGTTTGACCAGGGCATGGACACCATGACGCCGCAGAAGCTGATCAATCCCAAGGCGCTTTCTGCCGTGGTCCGCGATTTCTTTGGCCGCAGCCAGCTTTCCCAGTTCATGGATCAGATCAATCCGCTGGCGGAGTTGACGCATAAACGGCGGCTCTCAGCGTTGGGGCCTGGCGGACTTTCCCGGGACCGTGCGGGATTCGAAGTCCGTGACGTGCATCCCTCGCATTACGGACGGATTTGCCCGATTGAGACGCCGGAAGGCCCGAACATCGGTCTGATCGCGTCGCTGGCAACATTTGCCCGCGTCAACGAGTTTGGTTTCATCGAGACAC includes:
- a CDS encoding 50S ribosomal protein L1 yields the protein MPSKRFKKALELVDSNKTYPLKSAVEVLAKFPKAKFDETVELAFRLGVDPKQSDQMVRGTVPLPHGTGKKVRVLVFAKAGAAADAARAAGADFVGFEDLVKKCQEGWADFDVAVATPDAMVEVRKLGKVLGPRGLMPNPKTGTVTEDTAKAVKEVKAGRVEFKIDKAGNVHVPIGKLSFKADQILENARSVIEAVQKARPASVKGQFIASCTLTATMSPPVRLDLRELQAAA
- a CDS encoding 50S ribosomal protein L7/L12; its protein translation is MADIAGIIEQLSKLTVIETAELVKQLETTWGVSAAAPVAVAAAGAAAGGAAAAPAAEAKTAFDVILASVPGDKKIAVIKAVREVKAGLGLAEAKKLVEEAPKPVLEGANKADAEAAKKKLEDAGAKVELK
- the tuf gene encoding elongation factor Tu, yielding MAKEAFQRNKPHVNVGTIGHIDHGKSTLTAAIVQVQARKNMAKLISYAEITKGGTVRDETKTVTIAVSHTEYESDKRHYAHVDCPGHADYIKNMITGAAQMDGAILVVDASEGPMPQTREHILLARQVGVPAIVVFLNKVDLVDDPELLDLVDMEVRDLLTKYGFPGDKTPVIRGSSKAALAGTPEGNKAIQELLDAVDSFIPLPVREVDKPFLMCVEDVFNIEGRGTVVTGRVERGTLKRMEEVEIVGLRETRKTVATDIEMFRKLLDSATAGDNVGVLLRGVKKEEVERGMVLAKPASITPHTHFKAEVYVLSKDEGGRHTPFFSNYRPQFYFRTTDVTGTVALPQGVEMVMPGDNVSVVVKVIAPVAMEKGQRFAIREGGRTIGAGRITEVIE
- the rplK gene encoding 50S ribosomal protein L11, yielding MAKKIVGQIKLQIPAGQANPAPPVGPALGQQGVNIMAFCKEFNAATKEQAGLVIPVVITVYQDKSFTFITKSPPASILLKKAAGIASGSKEPNKEKVGKVTRQQVMEIVKLKLKDLNASNEEAAFRIIAGTARSMGIEVQG
- the nusG gene encoding transcription termination/antitermination factor NusG; translation: MQTQWFVIHTLSGQEHKVKESIEKRVKTEEMGDYIKEVLVPMEKVAEVRSGRKTVTTRKLYPGYVFVEMVLLDDNKRVIEKPWYFIRETQGIIGFVGGDRPTPTSREEIESIKAQISDSEDRERPKVTFEVGETVKINDGPFLNFSGVIEEIEPDRGKLKVTVNIFGRNTPVELEYWQVEKA
- the secE gene encoding preprotein translocase subunit SecE codes for the protein MANYVMETREELRKCTWPTYDELKGSTIVVLVATAILGAFTIGADAVISQVIGLVMR
- a CDS encoding 50S ribosomal protein L10, translated to MRQEKHFISKEYLGRLNGSPFFIVVDYQGLRVAHFTELRKRLAKVGAEVHVVKNSLFRVAAKEAGLVDLGGVLTGQLAVITGQRDISSTAKTVKTFRSEFDRPKLKFGYLNSQRLEAADLVSLADLPSIEVLRSQLLGVLQAPAAKLVRLLNTPATQLTRVLQAKAEKG